One stretch of Candidatus Hydrogenedentota bacterium DNA includes these proteins:
- a CDS encoding Gfo/Idh/MocA family oxidoreductase, with product MRAPIDSSGRITRRGFVRQSAAASFLVMAAPAALGSEANTRVKAGIIGLGGRGRMITSMVRDHGGFEIAAVADYFPELAQEVGRQFGVPAERCFSGLSGYQGVIGSGVEAVFLETPPYFFPEHARAAVEAGLHVYMAKPVAADVPGCLMIDAAAQGAAQKNRCFFVDYQMPTDPVNADVRQRIADGGLGKLAYVQTFGYGSGFQDPPKTDTVESRLRNLIWVNDVALGGDYIVNYDIHAIDAALWVIGRNPVAAAGASRICRMEPHGDSRDVCSVVYDFEDGLVLNHAAVALPNKNPGGLTCIAYGTEGHAQINYWGQAFVKGGAKETEGGTVDDLYNAGAIRNIATFHDDIIHQRHENPTVRRSVDGCLVTILGREAAARRSRMTMDELLKENKRLEVDLSGLRA from the coding sequence ATGCGAGCCCCTATCGATTCCTCTGGCCGCATCACGCGGCGTGGTTTTGTGCGGCAATCGGCCGCGGCCTCATTCCTCGTCATGGCGGCCCCTGCCGCCTTGGGCAGCGAAGCCAACACGCGCGTGAAGGCCGGGATTATCGGATTAGGCGGGCGCGGCAGGATGATCACGAGCATGGTGCGTGACCACGGCGGCTTCGAGATTGCCGCAGTCGCGGATTATTTTCCCGAACTCGCGCAGGAAGTGGGCAGACAATTTGGCGTGCCGGCCGAACGCTGTTTTTCCGGCCTCTCAGGTTATCAGGGCGTCATCGGGAGCGGTGTTGAGGCGGTATTCCTGGAGACGCCGCCGTATTTCTTCCCGGAACACGCCCGCGCGGCGGTGGAAGCCGGGTTGCACGTCTACATGGCGAAACCGGTCGCGGCGGATGTGCCCGGCTGCCTTATGATTGACGCCGCCGCGCAGGGGGCCGCACAAAAGAACCGGTGCTTCTTTGTCGATTATCAGATGCCCACCGACCCCGTGAATGCCGACGTCCGCCAACGTATCGCGGACGGCGGCCTCGGCAAGCTCGCCTACGTCCAGACGTTCGGCTACGGCTCCGGATTCCAGGACCCGCCGAAGACAGATACCGTCGAAAGCCGGCTGAGGAACCTGATCTGGGTGAACGACGTGGCCCTGGGCGGCGACTACATCGTGAACTACGATATTCACGCCATAGACGCCGCCCTGTGGGTCATTGGCAGAAACCCGGTCGCGGCCGCGGGCGCGTCCCGCATCTGCCGCATGGAACCGCATGGCGACTCGCGGGACGTGTGCTCGGTCGTCTACGATTTTGAAGACGGCCTTGTATTGAACCACGCCGCGGTCGCGCTTCCGAACAAGAATCCCGGCGGTCTTACTTGTATCGCGTACGGAACGGAGGGGCACGCGCAAATCAACTACTGGGGACAGGCCTTTGTAAAAGGCGGTGCAAAGGAAACCGAAGGCGGAACCGTGGACGACCTCTACAATGCGGGCGCGATCCGCAACATCGCCACCTTCCACGACGACATCATTCACCAACGCCACGAAAACCCAACCGTGCGGCGGTCCGTCGACGGCTGTCTCGTCACCATTCTCGGACGCGAAGCGGCCGCGCGACGATCGCGTATGACGATGGATGAGTTGCTGAAAGAGAATAAGCGCCTGGAAGTTGACCTGTCGGGCCTGAGGGCATGA